Below is a genomic region from Acetobacter ghanensis.
CTGCTGCCAAAAAGGCAGAAGCCCCAAGTGTGAGCGCCGAGGAAGCGCCGGAAGCAACACCCGAAGCCACCCCGAAGGCTGATACGGACGTCGCCGCCGAGGCCGCGCCCAAAAAGCCAACTCGCCGCCGTACAACGCGCAGCAAGGCCGCTGCGGCAGACACGGCAGCAGAAACGGTGCAGGATGCCCCCGAGGCCCCGCAAAGTGCTGAGCAGGCCGAACCCAAAAAGCCGACCCGCCGCCGCACAACGCGCAAGACCAGCAAGGACACCGCTCCTGCGGCCGAAGCCACAGCGGCACCTGCTGCTCCCACGGAAGAAAAGGCCGAGCCTCTGGTGCAGCCTATCGTGATTGAGGACAGCCCGCCCGCCACCCGCCGCCGCACGGGCTGGTGGAAACGCTAAAACCCGCATTGTATTCTGGGTGGGAGGCATTTCTTCCACCCAGAATACAGGCTGCCGGTTTTTCTTCCCGGCCACGTTGTGTTAGGAGAGCAGGCTGCATTTCAATGCCTTGCCTGCCGGAGTTTACATGAACCAGTCCCTTTCAGACCGCCAGACCGCCAACGCGCTTGGTTCGGGCCATGACGGACAAATGGTTCTGGCCCTACCCAAAGGGCGTATTCTCAAAGCCGTAACCCCCCTTATGGCAGGCACGGGCATGGCCCCTTCGGCCGATTGTCTGGGGGACAGCAGCCGCAAGCTGCGCTTTTCCACAGAAGACCCCGGTGTGGATATTGTGCGCGTCCGATCGTTTGACGTCGCCACGTTTGTTGCCGCTGGCGGTGCACAGGTTGGCATCTGCGGTTCCGACGTGCTGATGGAATTTGACTACCCCGAAATTTATGCACCGCTTGATCTGGGCATTGGGGCCTGCCGCATTGCCGTGGCCCAGCCTGCCCACCTGCCGCACGACCCGCAGGAATGGGCGCGCTGGTCGGAGGTGCGGGTCGCAACCAAGTACCCAGCCATCACCCGCCGCTTTTTTGCGGCACGCGGTATTAACGCAACCATTGTACACCTGCATGGGGCTATGGAACTGGCACCCATGCTTGGCCTTTCCCGCCTGATTGTGGACCTGGTGGACACGGGTTCCACCCTGCGCGCCAACGGGCTGAAAGAGGTTGAGACCATTGCTCAGGTTTCCAGCCGTCTGATCATCAACCGCACGGCGCTCAAAACCCGCCCCGACCAGATTGACGGCATTCTCTCCCGCTTCCGCAATGCGCTGGCGGGAACCACGACCGCTGCGGAATAATGTAAGGCAGATCGGATTCCATGAAACGGCTTGATACGCGTGATGCTGGTTTTGAAAGTGCTTTTAGCGCACTGCTAACCAACCGGGAGGAACAGGGGCAGGAAGTCACCGGCCCCGTTGCCAACATTCTGGCCTCTGTCCGCAAGGAGGGCGATGCTGCCCTCTGTGCATTGACCGAACGTTTTGACCGTCTGCCTGTAACACCGGAAAAACTGGCTTTTACCGCACAGGAAGTAGCGCAGGCCAAAGCACAGGTCAGCCCCGAACTGCTGGACGCGCTCGATGTCGCCGCCCAACGGATTGAGACCTTCCACCAAAAGCAGCTCCCATCGGACATGCGTTATACGGATGACGCGGGCATGACCTTGGGTCTGCGCTGGATTCCGCTGGATGCAGCAGGCCTGTACGTTCCCGGCGGCAAGGCAGCGTATCCGTCCTCCGTGCTGATGAACGCCATTCCCGCCAAGGTCGCAGGGGTCAAACGGCTGGCCATGTGCGTGCCAACGCCAGACGGGGTTATCAACCCGCTGGTTCTGGCCGCAGCCGACCGTGCCGGCGTGACCGAAATCTACCGTGTGGGTGGGGCACAGGCCGTGGGTGCCATGGCCTATGGCACACAGACCATCCGCCCCGTGGACCGTATTGTTGGCCCCGGCAACGCCTATGTGGCCGAAGCCAAACGGCAGGTCTTTGGCCATGTGGGGATTGATAGCATTGCAGGCCCGTCCGATGTGGTCGTCATTGCCGATTCGGGGTCTGACCCGCGCCTGATCGCACTCGACCTGTTGGCACAGGCCGAGCATGATGAACTGGCGCAGGCCACCCTGATTACCCCGGATGCAGCCTTTGCCGACACGGTTATACAGGCAGTCAAAGCCGAGCTTAAAGTGCTCACCCGTACAGCCATTGCCAGCGCCAGTTGGGAGCGCAATGGCGCTGTGCTGGTAGCGCGGGATCTGCTGGAGGCCGTGGAGCTTGCCAACCGTCTGGCCCCCGAACATCTGGAACTGATGGTGGATGAGCCAGAGGCTCTGTTTGCCCACGTACGTCACGCGGGAGCGGCATTCCTTGGCCGATTCTGCCCCGAAGCCGTGGGGGACTACGTAGGTGGCCCCAACCACGTTCTGCCCACATCACGCACAGCGCGCTTTGCCTCTGGCCTGTCGGTTTACGACTTTATGAAGCGCACCACTTTTCTTTCCGGTGGGCCAGACGCCCTGCGCCGGATTGGCCCTTCCGCCGTGGCTCTTGCCCATGCAGAAGGGCTGGAGGCCCACGCCCTTAGCGTTTCTGCCCGGCTGGATGCTCTGGCAGCGCAGACACCTAATGCTTGACCGCCAAGCGCCCCTCAACCATACCTTCTGACCAAACTTCCGTCAGTTTTAACATACACGAAGGATGCAATGTCTAAAGAAGACATGATCGAATTCAGCGGCACAGTTACAGAACTGCTGCCTAATGCCATGTTCCGCGTAAAGCTGGACAACGAACACGTTATTCTTGCCCATACCAGCGGCAAGATGCGCAAGAACCGTATTCGCGTTCTGGCAGGTGACCGGGTGAATGTGGAAATGACCCCTTATGACCTGTCCAAAGGTCGTATCACCTTCCGCTTCAAGTAAGCATGACGTCCTCTGACCAGTTACAAGCGGGGCGGAATATAGCCCCCCTTCTGGTTCTGGCATCCGCCTCGCCACGGCGTATTGCCCTGCTGGCGCAGATCGGGCTTGTGCCCGACCGCGTTCTGCCAGCCAATATTGACGAAACACCCGCCAAAGGTGAGGTCCCCCGGGTGTATGCCCAGCGTATGGCCGCCCAAAAAGCCCACGCCATTGCCAGCACACTAACGGAACCGGCTCTGGTTCTGGCTGCCGATACGGTTGTCGCTCTTGGCCGCCGCATCCTGCCCAAGGCGGAGGACCGGGACACGGCGCGCTACTGCCTTGAGCACCTGTCCGGCAGGCGGCATACGGTGCTGACATCCGTTGTGGTGGCACCCACCGCCAGTTGGGCACAGGGACGGCACGGGGCACGGTTGGTGGAAACCGCTGTGACCTTCTCCCGCCTCACGCCATATCAGATTGATGCCCTGCTGGATGCCGGAGACTGGTCTGGCAAGGCCGGTGGCTACGCTCTGCAAGGCCATGCCGCAGGCTTTATACGCGCCTTGTCCGGCAGTGCCTCGGCCGTTATTGGCCTCCCCCTGTTTGAAACAGCCCAACTGCTACGTGGGCAACCCGGTGGCTGGCTAGCGTGAGTCTGTTCCTGCGCATTGCCACCTTTCCGGGCGAAATGCGCATTGCCGTTACCAAAAACGATACGCTGCTGGATTTTGCCCTCTGGCGTCCAGCCGCGCCGGATATGGTAGGCAATGTGTACCATGCCCGCATAGAGGCGTTGACCCCCGGCATCGGCGGCGCGTTTGTAGCCCTTGGTGCCGACCAGAGCGGCTTTTTACCCCTCCAGAACGGTGCGCCCCAACTGACCGAAGGACAGGCCGTAACTGTGGAGGTCAGCCGCGCAGCGCAGGGTGGCAAAGGCGTGCGCCTGCGCCTGTTAGCTCCTGATGTTGCATCCGATAAAAAGGGGTTGATAACCCCCGGCCCCACGCCGCTGGCCCGTCTGGCCGCGCTATGGCCCACGGCAACAGTGGTGGTGGACACACCAGCCGCTGCGGCCCATATCCCGCCCTCCTTACGCGCAAGACGCGCACAGGGCTTTACTCCCTACCCCGAGGCCATCGCCGCTGCGTGTGATGCGCTGGAAGACCCCGTGGTGCCACTACCCGGCGGCATGGAAGCCACCATTACGCCCACCCCAGCCCTCATTGCGATTGATATGGACGCCCCGCCTGCGCAAACAGGCCGCCCCAAGCAGACAGCACAGTTTGCCGCCAACCGCGATGCCCTGCCCACGCTTATGCGCCAGATTCGGCTACGCAACCTGTCCGGCGCTATTCTAATAGACCCGGCTGGCCTTGCCACCCGCAAGCGTCAGGCCCTACTGGCTCCGGTTAACGAAGCCCTTAAACCGGACCCCCTCCACCCGCGTTGTCTGGGTGTCACAGGTCTGGGGCTGATCGAAATTGTGCGGGCGCGTATTTACCCATCCCTGCCCGAGCTGCTGAACAGTCCACATGGGCGCGCCCTGCGCGTGTTACGGCACATTCTGGCGCACGCTCCACACACACACCGGATTTGCGGTGGTTCTGGTATTATTCGGGCACTGGAGCAGGACCCCGAGGCCATGGCGGACTGTGGCCGCCAGCTTGGCAGACCGTTAAGCCTGCACACGGACCTTGCCCTGCCCGATTTTACATGGACGGTTCAGGATAAATGACGACCAAATCTGCAAAATGCCCGATCTGCGGCAAACCCTCCGCCCCCGAATACCGGCCCTTCTGCTCCCAGCGTTGCGCGGATGTGGACCTTGGCCGCTGGTTTGGTGGTGCCTACCGCATTCCGGGAGAGCCGGTTCCGAACGGGGAAAACGAAAAAGCTGAAATAAATGATGAAACATGACTTGATCTCATCAGCCAGCTGAGATAAATCCTCTCTCACACCGCAAGGTTGCGGTGCCCAAGTAGCTCAGTTGGTAGAGCATGCGACTGAAAATCGCAGTGTCACTGGTTCGATCCCGGTCTTGGGCACCATTTACTTGCCTCCTTTTCTGGCAGTAAAATAAAAACTCCCTAAAAAAATAAAACAGATTTTGGCAAAGCCAGACGTTGTTCCTGTATGCGTTCATACAGTGCTACGCCGGAGCCTTTTGTAAAATACGACCCGGATAAAGGCTGACCACGCTCAATCAGCCCGCTTTGTCTTTAGTAATGCGCGCTAGCGTGCCTAAAGATGCAAGCGCATATGGGTGCGCAGGTCATTACACCGCTTGGCATACTGCGATGCCTTGGATGCGGTGAAGTAATTGATCAGAAAAGCGCCGAGGAGCGAACCGAATGACACAACGGTCAGAAGTTCCCCCATAAACAGAATGGGCGCATCGTAATGCAGGGCAGAATACCAGAGCAGGCCAATGCTGAGCACCGCCCCACAAAAACCCAGAACCCCGGTTGATTTGAGCAGGGAATCCTCAATGCTTTCAAAGGCCGAGGTCTCACGCCACAGGTCAAACAGCTTGCGGTCCACTTCGTCCACCGCGTCAGTATGTGCCTTAATTTCGGCTTCCGTGCGTTTATGTGGATTTTTCCGATGAATATCCAGCTCCTGCCGCGCCTTGGCAAACACGCGCCGCCGCTCCTTAATGGCGGGCAGACTGATGTCCACAAAGCTGAGAATGGCGACATTGAGCCCCGCGGAAAGCTGTACAACAGCCTGAAAGTCACCCCACGTCACGCTCATTCTTCCAGCACCTCAACCAGACACGCCAGTGTTATCCGGCCCCTTTCTTATAAAGGCGGCAACGTGAAATAAAGAGGGCTGGCGGCATGACGGTCATGCCCTTCCGCCTTGCATAGGGCCATAAGGGCTAGGCCGCCCCCTATGGCAGGGGAGCAGTCCGATACAATGAAACACGCAGGCCACCATGCGGCACAGGGGCCTCTGGCGGTAAAAACGGCAGACCGGTTGCATGGGCCAGTTTGGCCTCGGTTGTGACAATCCCCACGCGCCAGCCAGAAAAATGTGTCAGCAACGTCTGCCCCAATGCGCGGTAAAGCGGGATTAGACTCTGCTTGTCACCAATCCGGGTGCCGTATGGTGGGTTGGCTATAACCAACCCGGCCGGCCCCGGCGGTGGCCGCAACGCACTCACCGTTGCCTGTGTGAACGCTACATAGTCCTGCACACCGGCCCGTTCCGCATTAGCCTGGCTCATGGCCACAGCCCCCGCATCCCGGTCGCTTCCGTAAAAGCGGTATTCTGGCGTGCGCTGGCTTTTTACCGCGCGCATCTGCTGCCATGCCTGCTCATCAAACGTTGCCAGCAGTTCAAAGGCAAAGTGGCGGGCACGCCCGGGGTTAAGGCGCGCGGCTATTTCGACGGCTTCAATAACAAACGTGCCAGACCCACACATGGGGTCCAGCACAGGCTCCTGCCCATTATAACCACACTGTTGCAGGAACAGCGCCGCCATTGTCTCACGCAGGGGGGCACGGTTAACGGCCTGTTTGTAACCCCGCCGGTGCAACAGGTCGCCCGATGTATCCACACTCAGGGTGCATATGTTCTGCTCAATCCGCGCCTTGACCACGACCGGGGCGTCATCCGCCTGTTGGGCGCCCAATGTCTGGGTAATCGCTTTGGTAATCCGTTCCGCGGCAGCCCCGGCATGGTACACGCGCGAAGCAGCGCAGCTTGCCTCCACCCTGAACGGCACATCTGCCCGCAGGATGGTCTGCCACGGCACCCGGCACGCCCGTTTGTCCAGCTGGGACAGGTGCACAACGGGAAAAGACGCAATACGGGCAAGGACCCGGCTGGTGCCCCGCACCCACAGATTGGCGCGCCACACCTGCGGCCATCCGCCGCGTATGACCACCCCACCGGGCACCGCGACAGGCTGCTTGAAGCCCTTGAGCCGCACCTCCGCACACAGAGCGGATTCCAGGCCCGGTACGGTTGCCAGAAATATCTCGAAGTCCTTGTCTTTCGTCATGACGCCTCAATGGCAGGAAGCCAGCCAGACGGCAACTTTATCCTCCTCCGCTCCACCATCTGGCCTGCGCCCAACGGGTGTTGAGGTACTGCCAAACCCGTGTATAATTGTTGCCAAACCGAACGATATAAGCAGGAGCTTTTCATGAAAAAAACCATTCTGGCTGTGCTGGCAGCAACTGCGGGCCTGTCTGGCCTGGCAGGGAACGCACACGCAGCAGCCGATGGTGCACAGCTGTTCTCCACCCATTGCGCCATGTGCCACCAGAGCACGGGTGATGGTGTGCCGGGGCAGTTCCCTCCGCTCAAAGGCCGCATCAACCAGATTGCAGCCACCCCGGAAGGCAAGAACTACGTCATGCATGTCCTGCTTAATGGTCTGGCAGGCAGCCTGAAGGCAGGCAACACATCCTACATGGGTTACATGCCCTCCATGGCCGCCATGTCGGATGAGGACATTGCTGCCCTTCTGACCTATGTTTCCACCCTGTCGGGCGATGCCTCGGCCCCGGCCTTTACTGCGGATGAAGTCAAAAGCGCCCGCGCCACACCCCTGCAGCCGGGTCAGGTTCTGGAAGAACGCAATACGCTCAACACAGCACACCCGCTGCCATAAGCCGCCCTTACGGTCGGACCAGACAGCAAAAAAGCCTCCCGCACAGTGTTGCGGGAGGCTTTTTTATTGGGCACCCGGCACAACCTGTTGCCGGGTGTTCAACACAACGGGGCTTACTGCGCGGTATAGCCGCCATCAATAACCAGTTCACTTCCGGTCATGAATTTGGATTCGTCCGACGCCAAAAACAGAATGCCATAAGCAATATCATTCGGTTCACCCAGATGGCCGAGCGGATGCAGGTCCACCAGTTTCTGCCGGGCTTCTGCCGCATCTTTGGTCAGCCCCTGCACCATAGGGGTCCAGATGTAACCCGGATGCACGGAGTTAACCCGGATTTTGTAACCCGACTTGGCACAGTGCAGAGCTGCGGACTTGGTAAACAGGCGCACGCCCCCTTTGCTGGCATTGTAGGCGGCCAATGTGGGGTCGCCCACCAGCCCTTCAATGGAGGACAGGTTGATAATGGAGCCAGCGCCAACTTTTTTCATGGCTTCAACAGCATATTTGGTGCCAAGGAACACGCTGTTCAGGTTAATGGACTGCACGCGCTGCCAGTCTTCCAGACTGGTGCTTTCCACCGTGCCGTTATAGGCAATACCGGCATTGTTTACGGCTACATCCAGCTTGCCGAACGTCTTTTCCGCAACGGCTATGGCATTCTGCCAGTCTGCTTCCTGCGTGACATTGAGTTTAACAAACAGAGCCTCGCCCCCAGCGGCCTTAATTTCGGCAACTGTGTTCTGCCCTGCTTCTTCCTGCAAGTCGGCTACCACAACCTTAGCGCCTTCCTTGGCCAGCAGAATTGCCGTGGCCTTGCCAATACCATTGGCCGCCCCGGTTACAATGGCCACTTTTCCTGCAACGCGCGTCATCATCTGACTCCTTGGTTTGTTCTACCGATCATTACAAACGCAAAGCAAAGCCTTTGGCCTTGATGCCCGTCAAAAAAGTCCACTCTTCTTTTTATTCTCACAAAAACGGACATCCGCTCCCGCCATCAGGCCGGATCTTTGCAGGCCTTCCATGCCGCAAGCGCCCTCTGCCGTGCAGCGCTATGGTCCACTATGGGGCTGGGGTAACCAGTAGGCTGCAAAAGCGTAGCCTGCCACGGGGTATGAATGTCCGGGCCAGACACACCCGCCAACTCGGGCACCCATGTGCGAATATAATCCCCATCGGGGTCAAACTTCTGCGATTGCAGAATGGGGTTCATAATCCGAAAGAATGGGGCCGCTTCAACCCCCGTACCTGCGTTCCACTGCCAGTTCATAGGGTTACTGGCGGGGTCATAATCCACCAGCGTATGGGCAAACCAGCGTTCGCCCTCCCGCCAGTCGATCAACAGATGTTTGACCAGAAAAGACGCCACCACCATGCGCACCCGATTGTGCATAAGGCCCGTTTGCCAGAGCTGGCGCATACCCGCATCCACCAGCGGGTAACCTGTTTGCCCTTTTTTCCAGCGCGCTAGTCCCTTGGGGTCGTCCCGCCAAGGCATGGCGTCAAACTCTGGTTTGAGGTTGCGCGTGCTCAGATCCGGATATGACCAGAGCAAAGACCACGCAAACTCGCGCCATCCGATCTCGGACAGGAACTTAACCCCACTACTCCCCGCATCGGCTGCGGTAACGGCGTGCCATATCTGGCCCGGCGTCATCTGCCCCGTACGCAAAAAGGGCGAGAGTTCGGATGTTGCATCCCTTATGGGAAAATCCCTGTTCTGCTCATACGCTTGCAGGGCATGGGCGATAAAATCCTGCAACTGTTCGTGGGCTTCCCGCTCCGAAAACACATGGTATGACGCCATGGCCGCGCCCCATGCTGGCAGTTTCTGCCCCATTGTAGGGGCTAAAACCTGCCTGTCTGGCAGGGCGGAACAAGAGGCAAACACCATGCCTGCCGGTGCGGGCAATGGCGCGGGATAATGCGCATTGGCGCAGGCCGCCCGCCAGAATGCCCCAAAAACCTGAAAAGGCTGCCCCGCCTTACTACGCACAGTCCATGGCTCATGCAGCAGGCTGCCAGGGGTGCTGTGCACATCCACCCCCATTTGCTTTAGCTGGGCTTTAATCCGTGTATCCGTAGCTTTGCCCACGGGGTCATACCGCCGGTTCCAGAACACCTGCCGGCAACCAGTCTGGCTGACCAGTTCCGGCAGAAGCTGCTCCGGGTCTGCGGCAAAAACGTGGAGTTGCCCACCCTGTGCCCGCAAAGCCTGATCCAGCGCCTCCATACTTTTAGCACGCCACCAGTCCAGCGCTGTGGTGCACGGTTGGCCTGCGAGCTGCATAGACACACACAAAATAGGCTGACCGCTCCGGGCCGCCTGTGTCAGAGCCAGATTATCGGCCAGTCGCAGGTCGTCGCGGAACCAGACCAGAACAGGGGGTAGGCTGTTCTTGCTCATTGTTACTCTACTTACCGGTGCACCTGTGCCGTCTTAGTTCACCGGGCCATCGGACAGGCGCACAAGCACCTTGACCGGGTCGCCGTTATCATCCGGCCCTACGTAAAAGTCCCGCCACGTATTGCGCGAGAAGATCCATGTTTTGGCCAGATTAACCCCAAGGGAGTGGCTCTTGCAGCTTGAACTGCCGTCTCCTCCCTGACCACCAGCGCACTGCGGGGAGTTCCCGCCTTTGGCGGGCAGATACACGTTGGTTTCCAGCACTGCGGTGCGTCCGTTCAGGCGGATTGTCCCTTCGACCCCCACCTTGTTACTGACCTCAATGGGTGCACCGGCTGGTGGCGGCGGGCCCTGCACCACCACATCGGAAAAATTGGCAGGGTTGACCGAACACACTTCGGACGAAGCCGTGCTGATTGTGCGTTCCACACCATTAATGGTGACCACCACATGCACATCAATAATATAAACCGGGCCAGACACGCACAGCGTGCTCTCCCCATCGTTCGCAGAGTAGGGGGAACGGGTCTCGGGGGCGGCTTCGGCCCTATGGGCCGTTAGAGACAAGGCAAAGGGGGCAAGAAAAAGACAGGATGCCATCACAAAAAGTCTTTGCTTCATCACCACTGCCAACACCCTTTATCCATCATTTGTAAAAAAGCAGCCTTTATGCTGCTCCCAATCTGGCATGAATGGCCAAAAATAAACAGCCTGTCTCGGCCTCCAATACAAAGGAGCCTGTTGGGGCCAAAACAGACCAGCGCACCCTACCCCAAAAACAGGGCATTGCCGCTTACACATTGAAATATAAGGGAATTTTTTAGGATGGTGGACCCGACGCGATTCGAACGCGTGACCTTTGCCTTCGGAGGGCAACGCTCTATCCAGCTGAGCTACGGGTCCCTTGGCCCTTCTCCTAGCCCAAAGCGGGGGGCGTTGCCAAGCCTTTATCTTTAACCTGCGACAACTTACCCACTAGCAGCCAGACCACCCTGATCCGCAAGGTGTAACGTGGTCTATTTATGGCGCGGCGGCACCGTCCAGCCGGGCGGGCAGAAACCATGCCGGGTCACCCGTTGCTGTGCCCCGCTCCCCTGCACCCTGCGCCATCCACGCAGCAGCCGCCAGATCGCCCCCCGATGGCAAAAACCGCTCCGGGTGGCTTATCCAGCTTGCAATATCGTTTAAGGCGGCCACCCCGTTCCGGTCACGCAGCAGCAGATGGTGCCCACCCGTTACAAGGTCCAACCGGACATGTGCAGGCAACACCCGCCACACCTGAGCCATGGCTTGCGGAGGCACAAGCTGGTCCTGATCTCCATAAAGGCAAAGAACAGGGCCATGCAGGTGTGGGGCCACGTGGGCTGCCCTACGCATCAGCATGACCAGCCCGCGCAGGGCTTCCAGCCGCGTTTCACGCAGGGTTAGCGGGTCATAATACAGGCGGATAAGAGCTGCGCGGTTATCGCTCGCCACCACATGCACCGGCAATTCCCGCCCTGTCACAAGCCGTTTGGGAAAAACCTTTGCCAGCACATCCAGCGGAATATCCGCCCCCCATCCAAGGTCCCACACCGCAGGAGCGAGCAGTATGGTCCCCGCCACATGGGGCGCAAAAGGGTCTGCCATAAGCGCCATAAGAATAGCACCGCCCATGCTCTCCCCCATAAGGTAAAGCGGCACATCGGGGTGTTCATGCTCAATCTGAGCGGCTTCTTCCCGCACATCAGCCACCAGACGCGCGCTCCCGGCCCAGCCGCCACGCATGGGGGCGCCCCCAAACCCGCGCACATCAGGCGCAACCAATGTAACCCCCTGCCCGGCAAGGTTGGGGGCGGAAGATTCCCATGCGTCCCGGCTATCATTAAAACCATGCAGAGCCAGCACCACAGCCCGTTCCGGGCCATGCGCCTGCCAGACACGAGCGGGAATAGCCGCGCCATCCCGCAAGGAAAACACAAGGTCGGGAGGAACAAGGCGGCCTGCCGCAGCATACCGTGCAGGGGGAACTGGCACTGGCTGGGGAATGGCCGTACACCCCACAAGCAAAACCAGCAGGCATACCAGCGCCATCCACCCCCGGCTTCTGCGGCGCAGGAGGGCGTTGCTCACGCGTATGGGAAAAGAGGCATACTGCACAACCACGGTTGGAATGCGTATCATCCCACCTGACTTTACGCCACACCTCTACGCGCCAATCTGGAAAGGCCCAGCTTCATGCTCATCCAACCGGCAAACCCCATTCCACGCCCCCGTCTGGGCCATGTGGAGACCATTCTGGTGGACCAACGCAAAATTGCCTGCGATGGCGGGTTAGGCCCGTTAGGTCACCCCCGCGTCTGGCTTAAAATTGGCGGTCACCAAACCGTCTGCCCCTACTGCTCGCGCCTGTTCGTGCTTCAGCCGGGTGCGGCAACCGACTCCGGGCACTGAATCCAGCATTGGGTGGACGATCCATTTCCCACAGGGGCATGGTTTGCGTATGCTGCGGCTTTTAGCCTCTACCCGAGTTGAAAGCTGACGTTGATGCGCCGCCCTGCCCGCTCCGCCACACTGCCCTCCTGCCCCTCGGTCCATCAAGCTGCAAGGCGTGGTGCCTATGGGGCCTTGCGGCTTGGGCGCTTTGGGTTGGCCGGGTTACTGGCCTGCCTGTGGCAAACCACCGCGGGCCTTTCTCCCCACACGGTGCAGGCGGCGGAAAGTGCGCCAGTTGTCAGCCCCCGCAGCACCGCAACCCTGATTACGGAATCCGATACAGCACGTGCGGACCGCCCCCTGCATGTTGCACTGCGCCTGCGCCTTAAACCGGGCTGGCACACCTACTGGCTCAACCCCGGAGATGCGGGAGACCCTGTTACCCTCAACGTAACAGCAACCGGTGCACTGCTGGGGAATAGCCAGAACATTACGTGGCCGACCCCGGAACGCATAAGAGATGCGTCCTTGATGTCCTACGCCTATACGGGCGACGTTGTGCTGCCGGTTACTCTCCCCCTGCAAGCGAACACTACGGATAATAAAGAGGAACAGACCACCCTGCGCGCGCAAGCCAGTTGGCTGGTTTGCGAACAGGCCTGTATTCCCGAGGAAGGCACGTTCAGCCTAACGCTGCCAACCGGGGCACCTCATCCCTCTGCCCAAGCCCCTCTGTTTGCGCAGGCCGCACAGCACACACCCGTACCCTCCCCTTACCCGGTCACAATCAGCCCCGATGGAACCCTGCTTGTGCAGGGCGCGGAACTGACCCCGCAATCCGTCGCCAGCGCGTGGTTCATGCCACAGGAACGGGGGCAGATCGCAGAGGCCGCACCACAAGCACTGGCCTTTACCCCCCAAGGGTTCACCCTACGCCTGAGCACTGCGGACAGCTTTGTCAAAGACAAGCCATTTGCCGGGATTCTGGTACTACGAGACCCCGCCGGGGCAGAACATGCACTGAGCGTACAGGCTACCCCCCAGCCCAACAGCCCAGCAAAAACGGCCACCAGTCAGCCCTCCGTCCCGGCATTGCAGCCTGATGTGCAGAACACCTCCGCCACCACTCATGATGCCAGTGGCCTGCTCCGCCTGATTGTGCTTGGGCTTCTTGGCGGACTGGTGCTGAACCTGATGCCATGTGTTTTTCCCATTCTGGCCATGAAGGCGCTTGCCGTGGCCCGCATGGGGCAAAGCGAACGCAAGCACCAAAAGCAAAGTGCCATAGCCTATGCCGGCGGCGTTATTGGAGGTTTTACTACGCTTGGGGCACTGGTTATGGGGCTGCGGCTTGGAGGGGCTGCAACGGGTTGGGGGTTCCAGTTCCAGTCCACCGTATTTGTGGGCATGATGACGTGGCTGCTGTTTGCCATGGCGCTTAACCTGCTGGGCGTGTTTGCGTTTTTACCTCCGTCCTTTGGTGCATCTCCCCCCCACAGGCACGGGCTTGCGCATGATGTGCTGACCGGCTTGCTGGCTGTGGTCGTGGCATCGCCTTGCACAGCGCCGTTTATGGGGGTTGCCATTG
It encodes:
- a CDS encoding protein-disulfide reductase DsbD domain-containing protein, encoding MRRPARSATLPSCPSVHQAARRGAYGALRLGRFGLAGLLACLWQTTAGLSPHTVQAAESAPVVSPRSTATLITESDTARADRPLHVALRLRLKPGWHTYWLNPGDAGDPVTLNVTATGALLGNSQNITWPTPERIRDASLMSYAYTGDVVLPVTLPLQANTTDNKEEQTTLRAQASWLVCEQACIPEEGTFSLTLPTGAPHPSAQAPLFAQAAQHTPVPSPYPVTISPDGTLLVQGAELTPQSVASAWFMPQERGQIAEAAPQALAFTPQGFTLRLSTADSFVKDKPFAGILVLRDPAGAEHALSVQATPQPNSPAKTATSQPSVPALQPDVQNTSATTHDASGLLRLIVLGLLGGLVLNLMPCVFPILAMKALAVARMGQSERKHQKQSAIAYAGGVIGGFTTLGALVMGLRLGGAATGWGFQFQSTVFVGMMTWLLFAMALNLLGVFAFLPPSFGASPPHRHGLAHDVLTGLLAVVVASPCTAPFMGVAIAGALAGPPLSGLVIFAALGAGLAAPYVLLAFSPGLAGHLPRPGAWMDYLRQFLAFPLLGTCVWLLWVATVEGGATTMLLLCSGMVFLAFAAWIYGIAQKRQLHAGHSRACTALYGVALLGLLGAMALLLPCNSKQANRLTPPPFHLKAPRLSRPSA